In Cryptomeria japonica chromosome 5, Sugi_1.0, whole genome shotgun sequence, the genomic window TTCACTTCAGTCCTAAGTAAGCCATAACTTTTAAGTGTTTCAATTCTTTTCAATTGGTGAGAGAGTCATTCTAGAGCTCTCTAAAGGGTGCAAGAAATATTGATAACAATTATCATTATGaaagaaaagtgaaaaaaaaatctatttatagctaatattttttatttttttaaatttaaagtctTTAAATTTTAGAACtatatttcttacaaatgaaaCTATTAAACAATAAGatatagatatataaaatttacttcaatttttaaagtaggaaaaaaaattaaaaaattaatggtTAATGATTTTAATTGATATACAAAAGTAAAACAAATATACTATCAAAAAAAATTAAGTAAACAATATAGATAAAGATAATTCttacattaaaattaaaatttttgtatttatatatgaatatagtaaataaaataattataaaagtaaaataaaataattctttaaataaatatttaaaaaaaatttatttgtctaTTTGTATATTATaatagtttaaataaatattaattacgcCAAGAGGCATAACCTACAATGGCAGTAACAATAGGAGGTCAGCACGATGGAATATTCTATGTAAGAAAAAAGAATTGCTTGACATTCTGGCTATTACAAATGCATGGAGAAGGAAGTGCAACAATCTTAATGCGTGGAAGCAAGAATATGAGGGGTTATCGATGGTAAAACGTTTCAAGTGACACACATCAAAATGCAATGACAAAAATTGAACAGTCACCTGGTGTTTTTAAAGAGTTGTGGGTTTCATCATTTCACATTTGAATTGCAATAAACCGTCATGCTCCACCAGATGAGTGTCCAATAATTCCATTAAATTTTCAATCCAGCATTGCATTACTTCTCTTTGTATCCTGAATAATGTTGTTCTTCTCAATGCAAGTGCCATTATTGACCACATAACAATAAGTGCATTTACTGGGTTTTTGTAAATTTGTAGCAGAGATAACTTTTAACACTGAATTGTAATAGCTATGGTTGCAAAATAAATATATAGACATGTTTGGCTGCATGGTAACACATCCTAAAACAGTGCAAGTTCTATCACATGGGCTACTAGGTCACAGGAAAGGATCCCTTCGATTGGTATCTTGTGCCTCCATTAACACCACCTCATACACTGAtgctcttgatatgcatgtttacaATATTGTATTAGGTATACTTCTAGATATTTGTGTTGAAGATTATGAGCAAAGGATTAAATAGCAGGATTCAAACCATTGTCATATTATCTCATCATCAATTTCCCTTGACTTGTTCATAGTAGATCATGCACCACACTAGCCATCTTTGAGAGATGATATGGATCTAACATTGCATTTTATATTATCTTACActtcttgtttttcatttttaaaatagaAGTCGGATCTACAATGTGACTTTCAAGGTTTCCAGAGGAGCATCTATTGGATGTGGTTCCACCCGATTCTGGTTGCGCCAAATATTTTATTTTGAGGGTGTCATCGAATAACATGCTTGAACACTGTAAGTGCACTAGCTTTACAAAATTGATTATGCTTTGGTGCATGTCCATGCTCTATTTGAAAGCTCTCATTTTAGCACAGGTGGGAAGAACATTGTCAAGGAATTTTGTTTTATACCTGCTAATCCCATTTGTGTAAGTTTTTATAGCCATTTAAACAAATCCATTTTCTACAAATCTTGCAATCATTATATGATTCGACATCTTACATGCATGTCTATCGGAGAATTTCTAgctataatttttttcaaaaatctttgTACCATTATTCTTTGATGCACCTCCATGCCTAATTCAAAGCTTTTATTTTCACACAAGGAGGGAGAACACTGCGAAATAATTTGTCTTTATACCTGCCAAAGACATTATTCTGAAAGTGtcaaaagccttttcaacaaacatTGCaagcattgcattccatgagatgacatctcctGAGCCTTTGAGGTATTCTATCAAAAGGTTCACATGCAGCTGCTATATACGTTTGTCAGACTATTTTGGATTATAGATCCTATTTTCTTCAATCGATGGAACCACATATAACTTTTGACAACCAAAACCTATATGTTGTCTATACATCATTCATTGAAACATTTTTTAATGTTGCATTTATGTGGTACTCCCCATTACTGCGTCCAAACACCAAAGATTTAGAAAAATCGGAAaggatttttatatttttaaatcttaaatacaaaaatataatgtttctaatttcaaaaaatcaaaattacatgcCTATACAAATAGTGCAAAAATAATATTCAAttcttaattttcaatttaaaaagatcaaaaacaatttATATGATTCTAAATCTTAAcacaaaaatataatgtttctaactTCAAAAAATCAAGATTACATGTCAATATAAATGGTGCAAAAATaatattcaatttttaattttcagtttaaaaagatcaaaaagaatttatatgtttctaaaacttaaaaaacaaaattACCTGCCTACACAAATGgttcaaaaataatatataattttttattttcaatttacaaaGATTAAAAAGATCTTTTGTTTTTCTATATTTTAATCATAAAAATGTAATGTTtctaaattgaaaaaataaaaaattaagtacatacaaatatatttaaaaaatattatataatttttatatataaaaattttTAGTATTAAAagtaatttctaatttatcaatatttattattaaaagtaaTTTCTAAGTTATTACATAGatgtgattttttttgtttatatcttATTTATCTCTTAGTTGAGTTTGAATTCTTCTATTATATATTATAGATTAATCAAGTACATAGTAATGAACCATAGTAATATTACCATAATTGTAACCTAACTtttaatttaactctaaccttagaattaaaccctacctacaacttgaaccctactTGTAACCCTAGACTAATTCTAATTAAACCCCAATCCTTGCCCTAAGAATTATCCTATAATAGTAATGCTAATTTTATCCTAGCCTTAACCTTAAACCTAATCTTACCTTAATTGAAACCTATCtataacctaaccataaccataaactaAACTATAGCCCTTAATTTAAACATTACCtactaattgaaccctaatctaaccataattaaaccctaaccctaaactaaacCCTAACAATAACTAAACCTTAATCATAATTGAATCTATCCCAAACCTTAACCCTCATTTAACTTTAATTAAAATCtaatcttaatttaaccctaaatcTAATCATACCATAATTGAAACCTTAGCATATCCTAACCCCAAACTTAACTATAACCCCAGAATTAAACactaactacaacttgaaccctagtACAACCAGAATTGAAGCCTAATCctaaactaaaccctaaccctaactaaattATAATCCTAATTGAATTTTATCCCAAagtctaaccctaaaccctaaccctaactaaaccctcatcctaattctaatcctaatttAACAATAAcactaatgtaattgaatcatatcCCTAATTTGAACCCTAACTAAAATATAACACTAATcataaatataattaaacccttatcataatcaaaccctaatcttTACAATATCCTTAATCTAGACCTAATCATAACCTAACCTTAGCATAATTGAAATCTAACAATAACCTAACCTTAAACTCAAATATAGCCATAGACTTAagccctaactacaacttgaaccctaatctaagaATAATTGAACCTtgatctaaccctaattgaaccctaaccataatataaatcatatcccttattaaACCCTAATTCTAATTGAATTATAGTTGAAACCCTAACCCTTAGGTCACTTTTGAATGTATGAATCAATGAAGCCTTTAGAACTAAATCAAATTGATGGCTTAACTAGGGTTACAAAATAATATATTGTCTTAATCTTTGAATCTGTAaaatgatttttcaatttaatgtattattatttaATAAGTAAATCACAAAATTATGATGGTTATAATTGGTGAATACTACAATATCCTTTATTTTAGAAGCATAAATTTAATACAATGAACATCAACTAAAAATTAAACCTAAATCTAATTGATCTCTACCtctaacactaaaataaaatgaaacataACCCTAACGTTAATTAAATTGAGCCAAATTGAACAATAATAAAAACATATAACTTTACAACACGTTTAAATATTATTTCTCACCCACTTTCTATAATATGATTAAAATACATTTAAACTAAtagaatctaatccatcatcatcaaGATTATCCACTCTAGGATTTAGAGTATTTGACTTTCCAAAATTGAACTCTAATCCTGACACTAAACCAAAAGAGACCCTAGCCTTAAACCATGTTGAATTCTAATACTAAACCATATTAAATTCTAAGCCAAAATTAAACTCTATGCTAAAACTAAACTAAAATAAACCCTAACATTAAATCATATTGAACCCTATCACTAAACCAATGTGAACCTAACCCTATACCAAATGGAATCCAAATCATAAACCAAAAAAAACCAtaaccctaatactaaaccaaatttGAACCCTAATCTAAAATGAAATTCAACCATAATCCTACCTATAAGCAAAATTGTACTCGACTAACCATAATAGTAAACCAAAGTAAAGCCTAACCCTAGACCAAATCGACCTCTACTtctaacactaaaataaaataaatcattacCATATAGAAAATTGAACCCCAATAATAAACGAAATTAAATTCTAATGATACAACTTAATTGAACCCTAAAACAAATtcaaccataaccctaactctaaacaaaattaaaccctaaccctaaacctaacactacccctaaccatgatgtaaaccttaaccattATACTAATGCTCACCAAAACCATAacactaaccatgatataaaccctaaacctaaccataatcttaagtCCTGActctaaaacctaaccctaaccataattgtaaccctaaccctaaacttgacACTACatccaaccatgatgtaaaccctacccCTAACCAtcatgtaaaccttaaccctaaccataatccataacgttaatcctaaccctaaccataatcctaaccctaacaattgATCTTAACACTAACACTAATAATAATCCTAAGTATATTCATAATCCCAATCATAACCCTAATAATCTTAATCATAATATAACCCTAATTATGAGCTAAACctgaaccataatcctaaccctaaccctaaccattatataAACCGAAATCCAactcataatcctaaccataaccttaaaccctaaacctaaccatgattCTAACCCTAAACCCAACCAAGATATaacccataaccctaaccataatcctcaccATAACCATAAACACTAACTATAATCATAATCATAAGCATaatactaatcctaaccctaaatgataacaaaaaccataaccctaaccctaaccataatcctaacccctAACTCTAAaacctaaccctatccataattgtaaacctaaccctaaacctaacactacattcaaccatgatgtaaaccctaaccataatcctaaccctaaccattaatctCAACACTAACACTATTAATAATCCTCACTATAACCATAATCCCAACCATAACCCTAATAATCTTAATCATAatataatcctaaccatgatgtaattcctaaccctaaccatgacttAAACCTGAACCATAATCCTGACCCTAGCGCTAACCATTATATAAATCTTAATCATaaccataaccttaaccctaaacctaaccctaaacccaaccaagatataaaccataaccctaaccataatccttaccATAACCATAAATCCCAATTAGTTATAATCATAATCATAAGCATaatactaatcctaaccctaaatactAACCAaaaccataaacctaaccctaaccctaattatgatgtaaaccttaaccctaaccataatcctaagccctaACTCTAAAAGGTAACCCTACCCATAATTGTAAACCTAATCCTAAACCTGACACTACattcaaccatgatgtaaaccctcacCATAATATTAATCCTAACCCTAgaccctaacaataaccatgatgtaaacattaaccctaaccatgatgtaaaccctaaccataatgctaactctaactattaatcttaaCACTAACACTAATAATAATCCTAGAACTATAACCATAATCCCAATCATAACCCTAATAATCTTAATCATAATataaccttaaccatgatgtaattctaaaccctaaccatgatgtaaacctagACCATAATCCCAACCCTAGCCCTAACCAttatgtaaatcctaatcctacccataatcctaaccataaccctaaaccctaaacctaaccatgatcTTAACCCTAATCCCAACCAAGatttaaaccataaccctaaccataatcccaaCCAAGatttaaaccataaccctaaccataatccttatCATAACCATAAACTCTAAGTTCTATAATCATAATTATAACCATAATACTAATCTTAACCCTAAATTCTAACCAAaaccaaaaccctaaccctaaccctaattatgatgtaaccctaaccataatcctaagccccAACTCTAAAACCTTGCCCTATCCATAATTGTAAACCTAACACTGCATTCAACATGATGTAAACCCTCACCATAAGATTAATCCTACCcctaaaccctaactataaccatGATGAAACATTATCCCTAACCATAAACAAtagccataaccctaaccctaaccattatgtaaaccctaaccattaattTTAGCAGTAAATCctaataataatcctaatcctaactataaccATAATCCCAATCATAACTTAAAAATCTTAATTGTAATATAACCTTAACCAATATGTAAATAttaaccctaagcatgatgtaaacATGAATTTCAAtcataatcataaaccctaaccctaaccataatcctaaaccaaaaccaaaccctaaccttgatgctaaccctaaccatgatatacaccctaaccattatcataaccctaaccctaatcataaccctaaccatgatgtaaaccttaacccttaccataatactaaccttaactctgatccaaaacataaccacaaaccaaatcctaatcctaaccataccccaagttataattctaaacctaaccctaactgtagttatgcttaccctaaccctacctttgatgtaaaccTTAAGCATAATTGTAACCTTGACactaaactctaaccctaactataaaattaaccctaatattaaaccataaccctaaccctaaccctaaccataattataaaccAAAACCAGACCCTAACCAtgttataaccctaaccctaatcattacCCTAGcctgaaccatgatgtaaaccttatccccaacaataacactaaccttaaccctaacactaaccataaccatagtacttgccattaaataaagtttaatatatcttagattttatgatttgctttgatcttgcaacacatatatattattaaaagtagtctaaataaatatatttaatttcatatatatttgcataataatataataatattataatattatgtattttaataaaaagatactatataactatttattgatttattgtatgttttccatgttgcatcgcgagactgccactagcatatataccttaaattttaatttaatctatataaaatacaccgagagatatccttctcgaggcacctatttttaatcaattttatatcCTAAAAtcaaataggcgcctcgagaaggatatctctcgacgtattttatatagactaaattaaaatttaaggtatagaTGCTAGTTATGTTGTAGGCACATTAAACTCACATATGGATGCAAGAATATTCATCAATAAAAagtagaagcatttaatttgatgtgttGGTGACATTTAAATACATAAAAAACacattttattgttattattttaattttatatttttgtttataTAGTATAATAATCAATtagaattaattttattaattattagggATTGAAAGTGTcactataaataatataaaataaaaatacaatgatatgataatataataataataataattacgtcgagaggcgtaacctacaatggcatcataGAGGGGTCATCAAACTTGTCggtgtaagaaaaaagaaatgGTTCACATGCCTGAGAGTTACAAATGCATACGAATGGTTTCAGTGAGTTGTCTTCTTTTGGAAAGCATTTTTCTTGAAGAAGCCACCATGTCACACAGTTGTAACAACTACCTTAACACGATTTTTAGTTTCTTTTTCTTGAGTCGTTTCTCTTTGATGAAGGATATATTTGATTGACAAGGAATTCCAATGAAACAATCCGGAATTAACTCATGGGACTGGAGAATTTAAAAAGCTTGGCCGTTACAATTCCATGGGCGTTTGTTTAAAGGTGGCGAACAAGATTGAGATATATATCAATTCCCATTCTAGATCTGCAATCGAATTTACCCATTCAATTTGAGACAAGGGATTTAGTGCAGCCTGTTGCCTCAGATTTTTCCAACATATTCGATGGCATTTCGGAGGGTGCAAAAATGTTCTCAGATCAGGTAACTCGCATCTTCGCTTATTTGTTTGTCTAAAATCAGGAATTGTACACTAATCATTTCCTTTCAATGTTTTAAGTGGCAACTTTTTTGGCCGTTTGATATAGAAATTCTTGAAGTCTCAGCTTTCTACCGAGGCACATTCAGTGGCAGTTGACATATTGAAAGGATTGGGGAGTGTACATTGGGTTGCAGTGGGGCTTTAGCTTTTAGCGATAGCTAAAGTTCTAGAAAGATTCGACAACATTTCTGCAAATGACAGAGAATGCATAGACCTTCTTAAAGCTATGCTTAAGCTCGGTAAATACCTGAAACAGATGAAAGATATTTATGCTGATTTGAACAAAGAGATTTTAGAAGATATGAGCGAAGCTGCTAAATTGATAGTTTCTGGTGCGATTTTGTGTTGTTCCTTTATCACATCGAACAAATTATCCAAGTAAGTAGTTTGTGTCAATATATTCTTCGATGAAGGTACAGAGCATAGCTCTGTTGCATTGATTTAGTTAATGGGAGATTCGTCACACTCAATAAAAACAAagctttttttatatattttagtgACATTTGTCTGGTAACTCCAAAGGTTCTTGTAAACTAAGAAGATCCGCGATGAACTTGTCTATGTTCAAGGAAAAGTAGATTCTATGAAAGCTGATCTGATGCTTCAGATACAAGTTCTAACCGTGACTACACTTACCTTATACCATCGGCAATATAATGTTGTAGGTTGTGATCTTCACATGAGAAAGTTCCATTTTCACAATCAAAAGCTTGTATAACTAATTGAATGTTGATTATCAATATAACCGAGTTATTGATTTTGCATAACTAGATGGGAACGAGGAGAATAATTGCCTTCAAGTAACAGAACAAAAGCCCTCCGAACAATCCAAAGATGCAGAGAGTAAGAGACTAATTCGATTACAAACCTTTGTCAATTCTATTCAATTTTGTCACTCACACTATTGATTTTATCTAACCAGGTGTGACTAAGGAGAGCTGTGAAACAAAGCTCGAAGGATCAGAGTCAGACACTACTCAATCTTGGGGAGAAGATATTCATAATGAGGTAAATGAGCACCCAAAAGTTGAAACGCCACTATGTGGCTCTCTTGGGCTGGGTGGATTTCTTAAAAGAACGATTCCAATCATATTAGGACTCCAGAAGCCTTCTCCTTCCCCTTCCCCTTCCCCtacccatgcccctgtcctgcccccTTCCCCTTCCCCTGTCCCTGCCCTGCCCCCTTCCCCTTATATACAGATAAAAATGTTGGGGAAAGAGATTCAATTATCTCCAATTGAGTTCAAACATGATGAATTGAAAAGGGCAACAAAAAGGGTTTTCTAAACAGATAGGCAAAGGTGGTTTTGGGAATGTGTATTACGTAAGTTCCTTCTGAAATCAAACTGTCAATTATAGTCTAGAAATAACAATGATTAGTTATTAATTTGTGAATATATTTTCTTCTGCTCTTTCAAAGGGAATTGTTTCCGATGGAAAACGAGTGGCAATAAAGGCGTTGAGCAAAGAAAGTCGTCAAGGTGAAAAATAGTGGATGAACGAGCTGAGGACTCTAAGCAAGCTACGCCATCAGAACATCATGGAGTTGGTGGGATATTGCATTGAAGGCGGTATGATGTTAGTCTACGATTATGTCCCACGAAACCTGTCAAACGTCATTTTTGGTGAGCAGCCAGTGCAGTTCTTGGATTGGCCAACAACACAGAAGATTATATTGGACATAATAAGGGGACTCGCATATCTTCATGAGGGTGCACAAGTCTGCATATTGCATAATGACATTAAACCCAATAACATTCTTCTAGATGAGAACTTCAACGCCAAGATATGTGATTTTGGTCTTGCTAGAATACTGGAAGCAGATTGCGCCCAATATGTGAACAAGGAGCTTCCTACAAATTACGAGATGTTCCTAAGAGACGCAACTGAATCTGATACCACTACATATAGGGCTGTAGCTGGAACACCGTAAAGTAGTCTCATCCTTTGACCCTTCATTAGAGTGAAAATGATTAATCTATGCATTTGGTAAATTTTGGGAGCCCAGAGTAAAGTTTTTTATGTTGAGCAACCGATTAatgcatttttctttctttctctggcCCTACAGGGGTTACCTGGATCCTGACTATTTTAGAACCGGTCGTGTGAGTGTGGAATCCGACATTTACAGCTTTGGAGTGACGTTGTTAAATATCGTATCTGGCAAAAGAGCAACTGAATACGTAGATGACCAGATGCTCACCCAACACGTAAGAATTATACTAGCTTATATAATCACTACAACCGTAGATTGTACGGATTTTAACAAACGAATATAACGATTTAATTTACGGTTTGGTGTGTGAATGTAGGCGTGGAGGTTACATGAAGAGGATCGGCTTCATGACCTAATAGACCCTCGATTACTCAACGGTGATGGTTTAATTAATTCAAGTAGCATATCAAGAACACTAATAACAGCTCTCTGGTGCACTCATAATGAATGCAAGGCACGCCCATCAGCTTCAGGAGTATTAATGATGCTTTTATCAGAAGAAAAAAATTCACTTCCCACCCGGACAGTTGCAGAAAAAGTTTCAGTACCCTATTTGAATTTCAACCGTAGTCAAGAAACAA contains:
- the LOC131035620 gene encoding G-type lectin S-receptor-like serine/threonine-protein kinase At4g27290, giving the protein MNELRTLSKLRHQNIMELVGYCIEGGMMLVYDYVPRNLSNVIFGEQPVQFLDWPTTQKIILDIIRGLAYLHEGAQVCILHNDIKPNNILLDENFNAKICDFGLARILEADCAQYVNKELPTNYEMFLRDATESDTTTYRAVAGTPGYLDPDYFRTGRVSVESDIYSFGVTLLNIVSGKRATEYVDDQMLTQHAWRLHEEDRLHDLIDPRLLNGDGLINSSSISRTLITALWCTHNECKARPSASGVLMMLLSEEKNSLPTRTVAEKVSVPYLNFNRSQETMLNDKYLESSYVRYSNSHPSRCPDLSYVKDWSFHTDMLSGESSEY